The genomic window agaaattaactctatcctAGTTGAAACCAGGACAAGCACTTACAAAAAGCTCGTGATCTGacctgagaaaaacaaatgcttttgcaTGGAGTGCAGAACTACTCTGAGGTTAAATTTTTTTGAGTGTTGCTCTAGCACAACTCAGAAGCCTCTCCCCAAAAGACATGCACCATGAGAAAGCCTCATACTACATTTGTATTGGGTAGCCTTGAAAACCTAATTTAGAAAGGACTTCTCAAAATCCTTTACTACTAAGTCAGAAATCAAAACATCGCTGCCAAAAACTTACACTGAAGACAATTATCAGCTGTAAATAAATCACTAAATATATAATCATAACCTGATtatcagaagagtaaaagtaaAGAACAGCCTGAAGCACCAGAGAGACAtactttttttgttcctttaaacACATCCCCCCCACTATACACCCCCAATATAAAACCAAGATCAATTTGAGGTAGTAATAGCTCTTGTATGTATGCATTGGCATAGAATGCCTAATCACTTCACATTACATACATCAAATGATGAAAATAGAATTGAATTGTTAATAAATGATACACAGACAGCACAGGGATGCCTAAAAATACAGAACAGGTGGTTTTTAGATAGTGCATACAGAACAGGAGTTCAGTGTTTAAATAAGAACAGCTTCTCCAGAAATACAACTTTGGGAAAAATGGTGTTtgaaatgacattttgaaacttttaaaCAATGCAATACACTACTATTAGAAGAGTGTCTTATGTAGACTAAAAatttgctatttaaaattaaaatactgttgaACTGCATAAGCTGAGTATGCTTACAGTAAGCACACTTGCAAGAAGCACCATTAGCAACGTCTTAGAATGACTTATAATCAAGCTATAAGCTGTAATGGTTTTGTTTACAGGTCCTGAATGTAAACAAATCAATTACTCAGCAAGAGTTTTCTAACCAGCTAAGTTGGACttcaaattatatatttaataaacacATAAGTAGTAGCTAAGGAGTTAactttctcatttcagtgcACTCCTTGTTTTTAAGACACTTAACGCTGTTAGTGTTAACTGCAGCAGTTAACACTGATAATCAGGAAATTGAACCGAACATTTCCATAGAGGCTAAATACAGTCAAGTGTTTTACTGGAAAACCTATCTCAAGATCTTCAGGCGTATTTCACTGACATGGAGTACAAGACCTCAGGCACTATGAGACATTCTCTGACAACAACACAGTATAATTTCTCTAGAAAAGAGCCATTTAACAGATTCAGTGTGTACACTTAGCAAAAGTGTGATGGAGAAGTGCAAGGCAGCTACCCTCAGAAAATAAGGCAAACAGAAGCCAAAAGCTTGAACGGGGCCATCCATTGTGCTGGCTCACGTAAACATAGTAAGGGCTAAAGACATTCTTTTACAGGACAAATACAGTAGCCAGACACACAATTTTAAGTACTCTCCTTCAGCATGCATGTTAATCATAAGGATTACTGAGCCAACTGCTTTGACACAGCTGGGTTACTGTCCATGCCCGCTAGAGTGTTTTTATCACACATTCAGTGCAGTATGTAAATACCTTTACTATCAGGTTGCAAGGAGGATGTGCTTGTCCAAAAGGCCATTGGATTAGATTTAAAAAGGCTAAAATTaaatcctaaaaaaataaattgtttgtATATAAGCGTTTACCTGGAATTTTCAAAGCATAAAACAAACTTATCTACATTCTGTAAGTATTCCACAGTCATACTTCCCAGCAGGAAATTTCATCTGTTAATTCTACACAAGCTTATCCAACCCATGTGAATAGACTTGCAGCTACCATCTTCCACCATGTCACTTTATTACACTGTAGCTAATAAACAGACGGTATGTGCTCATAATTCTGAGACATCCCATCCTTCTCACAAAGACACTCCAGCACATGATAATGGTCACATCACAGTCACAACTTCAGTAAGCACATCTTTTTCAGACTATGACAAACTGTGCAACTGAGGATGCAATCACACAGTCTCTTATCAGGCTACGGAAGCAGATTAATATCTGGTTTTAAGCTACAAAACTGAAATTGCTGAGGTCAATATTTAAGACTTGAAACAAAGGTACAGAGTATTTTAGAATAGCCATCTGCTCAACCAAGGggataattaaaattttaactgAAGCATACAATAGCTGTTCTCACACTTAATGACTCAGGGCAAAGGCTCAGGTACCTACAAATCAGCCACCTATTTAAGTCTCACAAAGTAAGTCCGCAGATACTTTGAGCATTTAAGTCCAAGATTCAGATACAGCACTTCGGAGTTACAGCTCCCTACCTGAAATCCCTGTTCTCAGTAAACAAAACTCCATCCTGCAtcacactttcatttttatacaaaaatacTTATGGCTTAAAATTCTCTCATTTAGTTGAAACTCTGGAGAACATATAGATACCTGCATTAGAACTGAAAGAAACTATGTATTCTCGAGAAAATAAAGAGTAATGAATAGCACAGAGCTGTCTGCCTAATAAGTCGTGTAGTTAAATAAATTACTACTTCAATTGACACTCACCTTTTTCCAGAATTCTAAATGAGAAGTTAGAGGGACCATCTTGTGTTGTAGTAGGAAAGTCGTCTACCTTGCTATCTACAGGCTTCTGAGTAGCATTAGAGCTTTTCGGTGGTTCAGAGACTTCTGGTTCTTTTTGTGCTGTGTTCTGAGATGCTGGAATATggctttcacttttttttggaGGATTAAAACTGAAGCCAAAGAGTGAACCAGTGGCTGAAGTATTTCCAAACGTGAATGTCTTTGACTTTTCATTACTGAAAATGCTCTTGACAGATTCAGATCCAAATACAAACTTTGGAGGAGAAACCACTGTTTTTGTTGgtgtttcagaagtgtttgacaCCTCTGCAGCTTCTACAGTTACATCAGAAGTACCATCACCATGGCTGAGGTCAGTTCTTTCTCTGGTCGTTTCTTCTAGCACAGCTACAGCGTTTTTACCACACGGAGATTCCTTAGGTGTATTGGCACGAGAAGAAAGAGGTGTTATCAGTGTCTCTCTCTCTTGGGCATGCTTAGCTTCATCAAAAGTTTGCTTAAATGAGTCTGCAACATCTTGCAGCTTAAATCGCACAGCTAGAAGTTCTACTTTCCTTTCACCGTCTGCAAAGTCACATGCAGTCCACACCCATGCTCTATCAGATCCTTTCATCTGCTGCAAATTCATATCTGGTGTTATTCTATGATTGGCACAGAGTTTTAGTACCTGGTCCCTTCTCATTACTATACGCACTTGTTTGTTGTCGTAGTTCTGTAATATCTTGATATCCCCAATACCTCTCTCTTTCCACTGATTTGCATCTTTGTCATATCTGTAGAGCTTAGCTCTGTGACTGAAGACAACTTGCTCATTTTCCTCACCACTGGTCACTTCCACAAGATCAGGCAGAGGCACCACAGGTTCAAAGTACTGTccatctctctcttcttcttgaGTAACATCAGAATCTTCATCTGTGCCTACTGATGTTCTACTTTGATTCTGTTTGGCAGGAGATTTGCATGGGCTCAGGGCAGATTTAAAGCTGAAACTAAAACCAGTGGTAGACTCTCCAAATctaaacagatttttccttaCAGGGCTACTTGCAAGAGGTGTTGCATATACAGAACTACTTACACTATCATCCAATGCTTCTCCACGCAAGTCATAGTTATCCCATTCCAGAGTAGGGCCAGTACTTTCAGCATGTGGCTTTATAACCAGATCAGAAGTACTGCTGGCACTAACAGAGTtgacattttcctcttctgacaGTTTAGTTTTGTCATCTGTCAAAAAAGTTTTGAGATCTTTTAAGCCACacttcatttcttctgctttctgtataAGCTGAGCTGTCCTACCTGTATCAACTAGTTTATGGGGTGTCTGCAGTGGTATGTCTAGCAGTAGCCTCTGACATTCTTCAAACTTCTGTTTGAACTCCTCAGCCTGCTCTGGTGTCTTGAATTTTGCTGCCAGATGTTCCAACTTTGCATCACCATCAGAGAAGTCATTGGCCATCCACATCCATGCTTTGTCTGAGCCAGAGAGCTGCTTCAAGTTCATTGTTGTTGTTATCCAGTGATTAGCACACACCTTCAGTACCTGCTCACGACGCATCAATATTCTTACTTTCCCGttaacttcatttttaagaatCTTCAGGTTGCCCACCCCACGTTCTTTCCACTGGCTTGTTTCTGGATCAAACCTGAACAACTTCACTCTTTGGGAGTATAACACTTTCTCATCTTCCTCTCCTGTAAATGGTTCTATTTTTTCAGGCATCTGAACTATAGGTTCAAAATGGATATCATCGCTGTCCTCTGTCTTATACACATCATCATCCTTCTCACCAAGGTCAGCAGATGTGTTTGCTTTGTGATCCATTTTAGAATTCTGTgtagaaaacagcttttcaccTGCACCTGAAAAGCCTTTGAAGTTAGGGTCCTTTTTGCCAAATTGAAAGCCTTCCTTAGGAGTACTTTTTGCAAGCTCAGCAAAAGTAGAAGTGCTATTTTGCCCAAAAACAAAGTCACCTTTCTCCTTGTCTGCTGTTTCTTGAAATTGGAATCCAATTCTACTATCTGAAGGCagttcctttttgtctttttcatcaGTGCTTTTTAAGAAGCCAGTTGTACACTCTTTGGATGGCTCATCTTTCTTAGTGGTATTTTTACTAGATTCCTGTATCCCAAACTTAAATCCACCTGCAGGCACTTGCATTGAAAAGTTAAATCCTTCCTTTGCAGACTTAGATTCAGTATCAGAAGAAATCTGAAATGTAAACGATGGTGTCTTGCCTTGCTCAAGACCAAACTTAAAGCCTGTTCCCAACTGTCCTCCATCAAGTTCAGGTAATTTACTTTTCAAGCCAAAAGGAGGAGCTGACGAAGCATCACCAGCAGGCTTACCAGATGGATTTAGTGTCTGGCAGGCTACACAGGCTGGTGAAGAACCTTCATTCCTCACAAGACAAGTACTACAATCCCACTGCCCTTCTTTTTTAGTAAAAAGCCCTTCAAAcccatttttctgtggtttatttGTATCAGCAATGGAACCAAacccaggagcaggggatgccTGAACAGTAGGTATAGGCATATTTGGTTGATTTTGAGGGTTAGGACTCTGACAAGAACAGCAGTTCACATTTTTTGCTTCGTTTCGGACTAGGCATACAGAGCAGTCCCACTGACcttcttttttagaaaaagcagTACTCAAGTCATTTTGAATAGCCTTTGGAGCAATTGCTTGGCCAAACTTAGCGGAAGTTTGTTGACTAGATACTCCTGTATTACTTTTGTTTGGATTCTGGCAGGCAACACACTTGGAGGCAGTGGGTTCATTTCTTACTGAACAGACACTGCAGTCCCATTGACCTTCCTTTTTAGCAAAAGCAGATCCAAATTTGTCCTGCACTGTGTTACCACTGGCTTTGAAACTTACAGAGCCAGTTAATGTGGCGTCATGTGTTTCCCACATATCTTCATTTGGATTTTGACACGATACACAATTCTTTGCAGTTGCTTCATTTGGAACTGAACATACTTTACACTCCCACTGATCCTTCTTCACGAGATGCTGCCCAAACCCACCAGAAGAATAGGCTTGCTGAGcatcttttccaaatgaaatagtAGGGCCAGATGCAGTTGATGTAGCTGTAAGGCTGCTTTTGCTGTCAGATTCACTGCTCACCCCATCTTTCGGGAACTGAAAGCTCAAATTCAGGGTTCCAGAAATGGATGTGCTAGGCTCCTTGATGTCCTgatttgttgtttcttttgtggttCCACTATTCTGAGTCACAGATGCGTCAGCATTTGATCCcaaggattttaaaatattctgggCCTCCTCaaacttttttttgaaaagcattgCTTCCTCGGGCGTTTTAAATCTAATTGCGAGCTGTTCTGGTTTTGGCAACTCATCTGCATAATCTAAAGCATGCCACACGAATGACTTATCTGATGTAGCATTTGGAGTTAATTTCATATCAGCATTTATGTAGTGATTTGCACAGATTTTCAGCACTTGGTCTCGTCTCATTAAGAGACGAAATTTGCCAGATACTTTatgtttcagtattttcacatttccaattcccctttctttccattctttaGATTCTGCATCAAAACGAAAGAGCTTGGCTCTGTTGCAGAAGAattcttcttcatcttcctcacCTGTCTTTACTTCGATCTTATCAGGGAGCGGCACCACGGGATCAAAATGAGGACCATCATCATCCTCATCTCCACCATGGGTGCTTCCTCCCTCTGTTTCATGACTTCTATTGGCCAAATCTGAATTTGAAGTCATAAATACAGGTTTGCTTGGTTCTTGAACACTAAATGTATCATTCTTCTCAAAAGCCAGgtttttgtgtgcattttgtCCCATGTTCTCTCTAAGAGAGATGCCTGGAATATGCTTATTGCTAAAATTGAAGATATTTCTTGAACTATTTGTGTGATCATTAACTGGCTTTTGTTCAACGTATCTATCATCCTGTAAAGGTTTATCAGATGTCAGAAGATCCAAGAGGCTTTCTCTGCTATTATAAGGTGCATTAAGAGGCTGTGGTGCAACTtgagggggagaagaaaaggtgaaGTCTCCATCATTAGACTTGAAGTtaggtttaaatttaaaagttgGTGtctgacttggctgtgctggtgtTGGCAGAGGTGGTTTTGATCCTTCAGTTGTTCCCGGCTGTCCAAATTTAGGCATCACTTTTGATTCTGCAGGCTTTAAAGTTGGTGGCGTGACTGAACGGTTTGTGAAATAGCCTGGTTTAGGCAATGTTGGATTTGTGCTTGCCTGTGGAACACTGTAATTGTAATAGTCATCACCCGCACGAGGAGAAATGAGCGCGGTACCAGGAGAATCAAAACGTAGAGGTGGGCCGTACATTTCTTGGGAAAACATACAACCAGAAGTGTTTTGCAGAGGTGGTGTATGCATTGGTGGTTGATAGGAATATATATGTGGCTGAGGTGTAAGTCGGTTCATGCCATAGACAGGAggctaaagaaaaaacagaaaacaagtgcTTTGCTTACTATGATAACACAGAGGACAAAATCCTACTTGTGCTGAAGCCTGCATAACATGTACTCTTAAAAGGAGGGCATACTTTCATACAAGTTTAAATCTAAACTAATTTTACCTTAGTTTAAACTGATTAAACCTTGAAGGGCATTTGAAAACAAGCATTGAAAAAGGGGCACAATGTGAGTGGGTTgcttttttatggaaaaaagcCTTGAAACCCCCATTTTCTTTTGCCATACTACTTGGAGGGGGGGATAGTTAAGTGCTATCATATGTACTCTGTAGGAGAAAATGTACTAACAAACAGCAGACATTTTGCTGGCTTTTCCTCCCAGACTCCACATCCCAAAAATTAGGCAGAAAGACAAATTAGTCTTGGACTAGCAGTCCAAGTTCACCAAATTCTGCATAAGGAACTGGAATTACATGCAACTATGTATAGAACCAAAAGCAGTCATTTTTCAGGAGATCATTGGAAGCAGCTGAAATGAGTAGATTTTTCTCACCTTTGTTGGTGTTACATTGGTTGCAGCAGTTCCGAGAAGATACTGAGAGTTATAGGCAGGAGACTGGCTGTAGAACACAGATGGACCAGTGGTAGCAACTAAAATGGaacaccaggaaaacaaagtttaCATTTGatcattttttgttgttgttgctgttttgaaTGGACTCTCCATAGCAAGCAGTTTTTAATTGTGaatcattaaaacattttggcattattttcaaaaatttagcTAAGCATCTAGGTACGAATTCTGCAGGAACTTGCCTGTTAATGGTGCTTCATGAAGATTTTGTGCTCTCTGATAACCGTCTGGCATTGTATCTGTTCCATAGTTTTCAGGAGACCAGCGAGAAGTTGCATTTGTGTTGGAATTGTTAAGTTTCATTTCTTGCATTTCATTCTGTCAAGACAGCGTTCCAAGCAAGAGTGTAAGTATGTATCACACAGGTATTTGCAGAATAAAACATGATCCCTACCTTTTGctatttaaacacattttcaagCTCAGTGGTGGCAGTAATTTAAGAAATCCCCAAGAAGTACTTGCCAGAATCATGCAGGATCTGCCCATGCAGTACAAAGTACTAACATCGTGTACCAAAGCCAGAACAAGCCagtgtgacaaaaaaaaaaaagagccaaatgGATGAGAACCAAACTGATAAAAGCAGAACTCTGTGCATACAGTCCCCAGATGGGGTGCATCAGCGAACCTGCCTAAGTCCCAAAGAGGAGTTTTAAACAATAGATGTACTCTTGTACTCATTTTAGGcagatatttacagaaaataattctagGAACTGTAAATTAGCCATGCTATTTTCACTAGATCCTTACCATAACTAAAAGGCCAACTGTTTTTCACTGAATATGGTGACAAAATTTTTTACCTTCAAAGCTTCCACTTGCTGACAAATCATTTGAAGTATAGATTTGTGATCTTCTGCCCACTGAGGAGGAGTTTTCGGagaaaactaggaaaaaaaattttattgaatCTTGTGAGTTTTTCTTCAAACATAATAATTCCCTGAAATAATAACTGGCCAACATACCTTGTAGCTCTTAgttggagaaaaagagaacttAGTTGGTGATGGAGTGGAATGTTTCATTGCTGAATCTACAGTTCGTGACAGACCATTTCTGAAGGCAAGACTTCCCTCGTCAACATTCTCGCCAAGTTCCTGGATCACTGTATCTAGCACTTCCCTCACGGTTTCAATAGACACTGGCAGCTAGAAAGTTATTTGAAACATGAGTCATGACTGCAATTCTCCCTCAGAGCAAGACAGATTACATTCAGAATTCTGGCTGAACAATTCACAAGGCTTTCATTATACaaatactgctttctttttcagaaaagctcTAAATCTGTTAAGATTCACATAAGAAAACAATTCACaagcaattatattttttcaaactaTCAACTTCCATAAAAAGGCAGTGGCAAAAGCTATTTGTTTACATTAAAGCTTTCATCCACAGAGTAACCAGGATGATACATGATCTGGTAGGTTACAGAAGTTACACAGAGTTTAACCTGCTTTAATGCAAGGACTAGTCTAAAAATCTAACCTAAATGCAAACAGCTTCATTTTGAAACAGTAACCTAAGCCACTGCATGTCttaaaaaaagttcttaaaGCAAGAATTACTTACTTTCTCAGTTACTGACATATCTGAGGAGCTTTCCGCAATGATCTTCATTAGATAATACCTGGCTTTAAGAAGATAAGTTTTGTGCTCCTCGTGTTCTTCTGGCAGCATGGCATCATTTTCaatctcttctgctttcctttggaaaatctAAAGAACAGGATGCAGATTAATTAGTATCAGTCAGAAGGCAACTGAATAAAGGAAAGCATTTCAGGGTAATGTAACTTACAAACTTACCATGGCAAGATTCCAGTATGAAACCACATTCTCAATAGCTTCAAATGCTAACAAAGCATCATCAGTTTTGCCATCAACTGCATCCAACATGGCAAATGCTATATGTGCCTCTTCTTCATATGCTGCAACCTGAAAGACCTACAAATAAAGTGAAGGACAACTCATACCTAACAACGGaatgacattttttcttatAATACAGGGAGAATTCTTTTGCAAGAAAGTTTGTACTAAGGGTGTTCAGTGCCTTCCAATTGTTAACATGATTTTAAAGGTAAGACTAAAAGTTGTAAGGAGAGAATTTTCCCCCTTTATCAAACGCTATTACCAAATCTCATCCTTAATAGTTTCCTAGTAATAATGTGAGTTGTGCAATGTAGACAAAAATCCCTCAACTGTGTACGTTTCTGACATAGACCTTCTCTTACTTCAACCTTGGCTTAATCAATCTGTACCTGAATGTCTACACTATGGAAGTGTTTGAAGAGAGGATCAGTAGGTTCAGAAATACTCCTCTTCTTTTTGATAATTTCCAGCATAGGTAAAACTTTCTTCCAGTAATAGACACTTCGTCCAATGTATTCCTTCTGGTCATAGAAAGAGTTCCGGTTAATTCCCTggtgaagaaaacagaacagaagcaCATGTTATTTCAAAAAGTTCAAGTCAAAATGCTATTCATACAAATCCTTCtcctattttctttaaaagtttcaAGAGTCCTTCTCTGACACTAAACAAAGTAACTATGTAAAGTAACATACATGTAGAAAATAACACTGCAGTTCAAACCAGTACTTTATAGAGTGACTATTACAGAGTGACTAGAGCAACAAATTTGCCTAATAAAATTAACAGCTGTTCTCAATATTACATACTCATCTGATCCCTTGTCAGCCAAGTCTGTTCATagtttggaaaacagaaaaacacttctacatatttaaaaccaaccaaacaatcTCAGCTTACTGTTTTTTGCAAGCTTTTTGCCCAGTGTATGATTAAGGCAGGTTGCAGGCCATGCTTCTCCAGTGTTCGCAGAGTACTTATGCCACGCTGTACAGTAAGCctcagttttgctgctgttcctggtcTGAATAtcagaagaaacatttcttcattaGCATTTAATGTTTCTCATCTGTTCACATAACATTTACTTGATGAATACATCCCACGGTTTTAGTTCTAGCCTGCCTTGTTTAGAAATGCAttgttagaaattaaaattctatttttacaaGTCTTTCAAACGTATCAAGTCCCTACTAGAACAAAGCTTCAACTTccaaaatacttcatttttcaaGAATCTGTTGGGACCAATCAAAGGTGCTCGAGCTCCCTTTATGGAGCTTGATCAAATATCTCCAAACTGAAAAAGCCTTACATTGATTTTCTCTGAAGAAGGGTACGAACAGCATCCCACCAGGATCTTTGGTCTTCAGTATAGAGTTGTTTGCACACTGGCAATGGTAGGAATTGAGGCTGATGTGCACTGTAGTGAGAATTAAACTTCTCTTGCAATTGCAGGTTGCTAGTGAATACCACCCCAAGTAGGAAtacctgtttttatttaaaaaaataaaaagtattaaacaaaaaaccaaaccccttAATTTGTAGCATACATTAAAAAACTTGGAAAGTTTACTTACTTCAAGGTCTAACAAGCAAATGGATTCAGGAGCATCTGTCTCAAGTCTTGATGTTTCCTGAGGCAAgtggaaaagctgttttaacCACTTGCGCATCGGGGGTAAGACTGACATGGAGTTCCACTGCAAGCCAAGCCACACGAGGTGCTGGAGACTGCCGCTGTGCATTCGAACAGCACCTGTGCAAAACCAAGGTTGGACACAAATGTCAGCTTCCTACGAGTCATCAAGACTTGAATCTGATCAAAGGTGGGTTTCACATTTCCCTCTGTCATAGCAGCCAGATATGTTACAGATCGATGCACATCAAGATTCCAGCTTTCAGTTATGAAGGATTACAAACTTCAGATTAGCCAAACATAACACGTTCGTCTAAGTGCTCACAGACATCAACCCCTTGAGCTTCTGACGGAGTGACTATCAGATTTCCTCCATTTCCATCCTCACTTTATTTGGTCCAACAGGCAACTAATTTTAGCCAACCtatttccttctccagaaaTCTTAAAGGAATTACTCAAGAAGCACTTCTCTACTTTGCAATAAAGTACAAGTTTTTCCTAGGCCATTAGGGCAACTTTGGACAGCTATGCCAGGTATTTGTCTTTCATTGTAATATGAAGTATTTGTAAGAAGAACTTCTACAAATACTTTTCAGAAAGTAACACCTCTTACCAATATCGTATTTATTGAGTTCCATTTGCACTGGTGCTTGTGTACTGACATTTCCAATATCATCTGTGCCTATAAAAGATCTCTCCCTTGAAGCTCCACTCTCAAACAGGCTATCAAACAACGTAAATGAACCACTCTTGTTTGCAAATGATTCCACAATCTCTTTAAAGAAGTCTTGCTTGCCATGGCTTAAGTTCAGTAGCATATGACctagaaaacagaaatacactTCACATTAACAAAGCAGTGGACATGAGGAAAGTAGCATTTGCTACACTGGATTGTTCTTTGCTACTGAAGGCTTGGAAGGAATCAGGATTTCCCCTTTTGAAACCTACAGACTGCTAAGGTATGCTCTCCTTGTAATTAGGTCTGTGTTTCAGCACA from Chiroxiphia lanceolata isolate bChiLan1 chromosome 2, bChiLan1.pri, whole genome shotgun sequence includes these protein-coding regions:
- the RGPD4 gene encoding ranBP2-like and GRIP domain-containing protein 4 isoform X3 encodes the protein MMRRTKPEVERYVASVQAATSSPREKSMKGFLFAKLYFEIKEYELAKRYISTYLNVQERDPKAHRFLGQIYEAEDNIEKAFGCYKRSVELNPTQKDLVLKIAELLCNNDITDGRAKYWVDRAAKLFPGSPAIYRLKEQLLDCKGEDGWNQLFDLIQAELYARPDDVYINIRLVALYRSNNRLKDAVLHCQEAEKKIPLQSSLEWCSCVVETFEEYLESLQDLESDKNNWRSIKKDHLLAYSSFVKLTLSSRDVQECREALESFDRALQSVKPYVNGADELYRTYVEMKGQLYMHAGTLLLKMAQHNEAQWRAVCELAALCYLISFQVPQPKSKLIKGDQTGQDVLEIMACDRKSQSGHMLLNLSHGKQDFFKEIVESFANKSGSFTLFDSLFESGASRERSFIGTDDIGNVSTQAPVQMELNKYDIGAVRMHSGSLQHLVWLGLQWNSMSVLPPMRKWLKQLFHLPQETSRLETDAPESICLLDLEVFLLGVVFTSNLQLQEKFNSHYSAHQPQFLPLPVCKQLYTEDQRSWWDAVRTLLQRKSIPGTAAKLRLTVQRGISTLRTLEKHGLQPALIIHWAKSLQKTGINRNSFYDQKEYIGRSVYYWKKVLPMLEIIKKKRSISEPTDPLFKHFHSVDIQVFQVAAYEEEAHIAFAMLDAVDGKTDDALLAFEAIENVVSYWNLAMIFQRKAEEIENDAMLPEEHEEHKTYLLKARYYLMKIIAESSSDMSVTEKLPVSIETVREVLDTVIQELGENVDEGSLAFRNGLSRTVDSAMKHSTPSPTKFSFSPTKSYKFSPKTPPQWAEDHKSILQMICQQVEALKNEMQEMKLNNSNTNATSRWSPENYGTDTMPDGYQRAQNLHEAPLTVATTGPSVFYSQSPAYNSQYLLGTAATNVTPTKPPVYGMNRLTPQPHIYSYQPPMHTPPLQNTSGCMFSQEMYGPPLRFDSPGTALISPRAGDDYYNYSVPQASTNPTLPKPGYFTNRSVTPPTLKPAESKVMPKFGQPGTTEGSKPPLPTPAQPSQTPTFKFKPNFKSNDGDFTFSSPPQVAPQPLNAPYNSRESLLDLLTSDKPLQDDRYVEQKPVNDHTNSSRNIFNFSNKHIPGISLRENMGQNAHKNLAFEKNDTFSVQEPSKPVFMTSNSDLANRSHETEGGSTHGGDEDDDGPHFDPVVPLPDKIEVKTGEEDEEEFFCNRAKLFRFDAESKEWKERGIGNVKILKHKVSGKFRLLMRRDQVLKICANHYINADMKLTPNATSDKSFVWHALDYADELPKPEQLAIRFKTPEEAMLFKKKFEEAQNILKSLGSNADASVTQNSGTTKETTNQDIKEPSTSISGTLNLSFQFPKDGVSSESDSKSSLTATSTASGPTISFGKDAQQAYSSGGFGQHLVKKDQWECKVCSVPNEATAKNCVSCQNPNEDMWETHDATLTGSVSFKASGNTVQDKFGSAFAKKEGQWDCSVCSVRNEPTASKCVACQNPNKSNTGVSSQQTSAKFGQAIAPKAIQNDLSTAFSKKEGQWDCSVCLVRNEAKNVNCCSCQSPNPQNQPNMPIPTVQASPAPGFGSIADTNKPQKNGFEGLFTKKEGQWDCSTCLVRNEGSSPACVACQTLNPSGKPAGDASSAPPFGLKSKLPELDGGQLGTGFKFGLEQGKTPSFTFQISSDTESKSAKEGFNFSMQVPAGGFKFGIQESSKNTTKKDEPSKECTTGFLKSTDEKDKKELPSDSRIGFQFQETADKEKGDFVFGQNSTSTFAELAKSTPKEGFQFGKKDPNFKGFSGAGEKLFSTQNSKMDHKANTSADLGEKDDDVYKTEDSDDIHFEPIVQMPEKIEPFTGEEDEKVLYSQRVKLFRFDPETSQWKERGVGNLKILKNEVNGKVRILMRREQVLKVCANHWITTTMNLKQLSGSDKAWMWMANDFSDGDAKLEHLAAKFKTPEQAEEFKQKFEECQRLLLDIPLQTPHKLVDTGRTAQLIQKAEEMKCGLKDLKTFLTDDKTKLSEEENVNSVSASSTSDLVIKPHAESTGPTLEWDNYDLRGEALDDSVSSSVYATPLASSPVRKNLFRFGESTTGFSFSFKSALSPCKSPAKQNQSRTSVGTDEDSDVTQEEERDGQYFEPVVPLPDLVEVTSGEENEQVVFSHRAKLYRYDKDANQWKERGIGDIKILQNYDNKQVRIVMRRDQVLKLCANHRITPDMNLQQMKGSDRAWVWTACDFADGERKVELLAVRFKLQDVADSFKQTFDEAKHAQERETLITPLSSRANTPKESPCGKNAVAVLEETTRERTDLSHGDGTSDVTVEAAEVSNTSETPTKTVVSPPKFVFGSESVKSIFSNEKSKTFTFGNTSATGSLFGFSFNPPKKSESHIPASQNTAQKEPEVSEPPKSSNATQKPVDSKVDDFPTTTQDGPSNFSFRILEKGFNFSLFKSNPMAFWTSTSSLQPDSKAEKTPVSEDNLSSDDVIIVYELTPTPEQRALADFLKLPSTFFCYKNKPGYVSDEDDDEDYETAVKKLNGRLYPSDSEEKKKQHDPVKVGIAGKSEFSSERKCAATWEKKPTPEEKAEAEAQQVPSTSVCGVSSDTEHNSPEDLKSEAKIQETKENEVASSSDLVCTSKEEMPPASTDEVTVFVQSATSSEETDSSTETVQVLQTSSRADDTPVDLSTKKSDSDYSESTQENRVISFGFGNTAGLSFADLASKSSGDFAFGSKDKNFKWANTGAAVFGDTARKADEDEGGSDDEVVHSDDIHFEPIVSLPEVEVKSGEEDEEILFKERAKLYRWDRDATQWKERGVGEIKILFHTQKKYYRVLMRRDQVLKVCANHVITKEMNLVPSDTSNNALIWTATDYADGEVKVEQLAVRFKSQEMANSFKRRFEECQLSLSELQKGHLSLAAGLSKDTNPVVYFEVSADDEPLGHITMELFSNIVPRTAENFRALCTGEKGFGFKNSRFHRIVTDFVCQGGDITNHDGTGGRSIYGTAFEDENFEVKHTGPGLLSMANKGRDTNNSQFFITLKKAEHLDFKHVVFGFVKDGMDVVKKIESFGSPKGLVNARIVITDCGQI